The Pomacea canaliculata isolate SZHN2017 linkage group LG14, ASM307304v1, whole genome shotgun sequence genomic sequence aaaatctcaATCTCAGGCGTTGACAGTACGGCCCTGCCTAATGTTCTTATTGCTTTCTTCGCTCGTTTTGAAACTCATGGcttctcagtgcaaattaaagatgtgcttagttctcttcaccctgtacagaaggttgagatttgtcatgaataagttgtggagctgtttcagcgagtaaatattcgcaaggcctccggtccagatggtatttgtggcaggacATTACGTTTCTGCGCGcaccaacttggaggcatttgtcaacatctgtttcaacgctctatggattcactctccatcccaGTCGCTTGGAAACTGTCAACCATTGTCCAAGTTCCGAAGAAAGTTTCAGCTTggcatctcaatgactttagaccagtggccttaacatcgttggtcatgaaagtatttgagacaatcatcaaggCATTGATTCTTAAAGCCAATAACAATTGTCTTGATCCCTTTGCAATTTGCATTCCAGTCCAAACGAAGTATTcatgatgctaaactgttcatcctccacactGGAGAATCATGCTcgactgttgtttgctgatttctcgtAGGCCTTCAACACTATTCAGCCCCATATCCTAGCTAGAAGACTCCTagacgagttttcccttgaccatcagctggtgtcatggatcattcactttttggttgacaggcagcaacgagttcttgtcaatggcactttttccgacttaatCACCAcgtgcaccggctcacctcagggctGTGTTCTAtcccgcttctgtttattctgtacaccAACAGTCGCCATGAGGGtcaatatcttgtcaaattctcttgCTGACACTGCACTactgtctctccttagcgggccagTGCATACCCACGGTATAGCTTTGGAGGAATTTATTgtctggtgcgatgacaactttctagagcttaatgtgagtaagacgaaagAGATTTGTCGACTGAAATTGTCCAGTTTCCGTCGGGCCGCCGattttgtgtgcctgcatgcaggacaaacagactgcggctgtcttttgtggTTTCAGTCatgcgacttttgaatgggctatgaatgagacatgaatagttttgtgcatgcaattgtgtatgatttttttcccctgagctgcaccagaattgccctctgggacaaataaagttttatcttatcttatcttgaCCCACTATAGATGGCGACAGTTTTATTCAATATAGCTGGCCAGTACCACATAATCTTAGATAAAAGTAGCGTAAAATTCTGTAATTTTACAGCATTTCCTACTGAGTAAGAACAAAAAAGCCGCAGcagtaaaagcttttttctttaattctaaCAGAGACAGTGGCTAAGTGAAATCTCCCTTGCTTTTAGATGTTTGCTTATAATTTCCATGACAACTGAATCATTAcaattgtcatgtttcaggtctgataaGATTACAACAGACTTCAGGAGGTTTTCTATTGTCACTAGAAAGAATAGAGTTGATGAAGCTGAGATCTTGAGCTTCATGGAAAGTTAGTCAACAGTAAGTTTAAAAGAACTTTTAcctaaaagacaataaatacaattaGTAATTTTTGGAGAGCACAAAGATATGTTTGCCATGAAGAGCGAGATGCAGGTCCCATGTACACTCATAAAGACTGAAACGAAATATATGGCTGAGGCACAAGAAGACTTAAGCAATAATGTAATGcctaaagcagaaagttcattttgctctgattataatgagacaaaatgtttacagaatgatttcatgCAGCATGACAGCATCTTTGGCCAAGAACTCCATAATATTAAAATTGATCCAGCTGCACAGACAAACTGGAGGTGTGAGAATGTTCCGAAAGTGGAGATGAATTCTCAAGATTccacttctttcattaaaattgaacagCAGCACAGTCACATTGTGAAGATAGAATGGCCATGTATGACTGAGCATAATCATATAGTAAAGACTGAGAGATCATGGCCTGGCCAGGATGCAATTTCTCAACTTGATAGTGATCATAAATTTTATTGGATCTGCCAAGGCGATACTTATGAAGTAAAGACACAGTATGCGAAAGGACCAGTCACTtctgaggtcaagcatgaaGATCACTCTGGTCAAGCCGTTGGTTCTGCAATAGagtcagagcagacaaaatcaaACACTCAGTCCACAATAATGGAGCACTTGAAAGCACAGAGTGTACCACAGGAGGTGGAGTGGAATTGCAGGaaaaatacagatattttaGCATGTATATTATCACCTGAACTTCAAGATATGGATGTTGCTGGATGTAAAAATACACAGGTGATGgatattgtgactgaaagtcctcaacatgagagaaatgtaaatgtgacagaagcAAGCTTCAGTACTGAGTCAGAAAAACAGCACCCTAGTAGTGATATTGAATCTGATAAGTGCAAagtgtgtatgtcttcattccattttgcatccttgcacaaaaaacacatgtcAGACCACACTGGTaaacctcacaagtgcagaacatgtaaagctgccttcaaaggattatctgatttgaaaagtcatatgcggGGTCACCGTGAtaagaagcctcaccagtgcagtataagaaaagctgcatttaaaagattaaccactttgaaacaacatacacaggttcacagggatgagaagccttaccagtgcagtgtgtgtaaagctacatttaaaaaattatcctatttgaaacaacatatgcttgttcacagggatgagaagccttaccagtgcagtgtgtgtaaagctgcatttaaaagattatttgttttaaaagagcaCATGACGGTTCACAatgatgagaaacctcaccagtgcagtgtatgtaaagctgcatttaaaagattaaccactttgaaacaacataggcaggttcacagggatgagaagcctcaccagtgcagtgtatgtaaagctacatttaaaaagttatcCAATTTGAAACGACATACGGATGTTCACAATGATGAGaagccttaccagtgcagtgtgtgtaaagctgcatttaaaagatcatatgtTTTAAAAGAGCACATGACAGTTCACAATAATGacaagcctcaccagtgcagtgtatgtaaagctgcatttaaaagattatacaatttgaaacaacatatgcttgttcacagggatgagaagcctcaccagtgcagtgtatgtaaagctacatttaaaaagttatcCAATTTGAAACGACATACGGATGTTCACAATGATGAGAAGCCTTACcaatgcagtgtgtgtaaagctgcatttaaaagattaaccACTTTGAAACGACATTcacaggttcacagggatgagaagccttaccagtgcagtgtgtgtaaagctacatttaaaatgtcatatGTTTTAAAAGAGCACATGGCAGTTCACAGTGAagagaaacctcaccagtgcagtgtatgtaaagctgcatttaaaagattaaccACTTTGAAACGACATACGGatgttcacagggatgag encodes the following:
- the LOC112555604 gene encoding zinc finger protein 883-like, producing the protein VSVLLPCQNPIVLYLANDFMQHDSIFGQELHNIKIDPAAQTNWRCENVPKVEMNSQDSTSFIKIEQQHSHIVKIEWPCMTEHNHIVKTERSWPGQDAISQLDSDHKFYWICQGDTYEVKTQYAKGPVTSEVKHEDHSGQAVGSAIESEQTKSNTQSTIMEHLKAQSVPQEVEWNCRKNTDILACILSPELQDMDVAGCKNTQQHTQVHRDEKPYQCSVCKATFKKLSYLKQHMLVHRDEKPYQCSVCKAAFKRLFVLKEHMTVHNDEKPHQCSVCKAAFKRLTTLKQHRQVHRDEKPHQCSVCKATFKKLSNLKRHTDVHNDEKPYQCSVCKAAFKRSYVLKEHMTVHNNDKPHQCSVCKAAFKRLYNLKQHMLVHRDEKPHQCSVCKATFKKLSNLKRHTDVHNDEKPYQCSVCKAAFKRLTTLKRHSQVHRDEKPYQCSVCKATFKMSYVLKEHMAVHSEEKPHQCSVCKAAFKRLTTLKRHTDVHRDEKPHQCSVCKAAFKRLTTLQQHMLVHRDEKPHQCSVCKATFKKLSNLKRHTDIHNDEKPYQCSVCKATFKRLTTLKQHTQVHRDEKPYQCSVCKAAFKRLTNLKRHTDVHRDEKPHQCSVCKAAFKRLTTLKQHTQVHRDEKPYQCSVCKAAFKRLTTLQQHMLGHRDEKPHQALQLT